In Lentilitoribacter sp. Alg239-R112, the genomic stretch ACCCGGATTTGCAGCATCACTTATGTTAAAAGATTTAGGCCTCGCCATGGAGGCAGCACGTGATGCGGGAGCATCAACACCTTTAGGAAAACATGCAACCGATATTTACAATCAGATGAGTGAGCTTGATCACGGTGATAAAGACTTCTCAGCTGTGATTAACCTCCTTTCCAAATTGGATTAAATTTAATACCGCAAAGAAAGCTATATTTATGAATAATACTGTTCTTCTGGAGAAAATAGATCGTGTTGCAGTTCTGACGCTTAACCGCCCTGAGGCGCTCAACGCCCTGAATAGTGAAGTCCTTTCGACACTTCGTGAGCATATTGATATGTTAAATAACGACCCTGATATTGGTTGTATTGTTCTGACAGGTTCAGACAAGGCATTTGCCGCAGGTGCCGATATTAAAGAGATGGCGGATAAATCTTATATCGATATGTATATGACCGATCATTTTGGTGATGTTAAGTCATTAAGAAGCCGTCTACCCGTTATTGGTGCTGTATCAGGTTATGCCTTGGGTGGCGGGTGCGAGCTTGCCATGATGTGTGACATGATTTTTGCTTCTGATACCGCCCAATTTGGGCAACCTGAGATTAAGCTTGGTGTCATACCTGGTATGGGGGGGTCACAGAGATTAACGCGTGCTATCGGCAAGGCAAAAGCAATGGATATGGTTTTAACTGGACGTATGATGGATGCCGAAGAGGCAGAACGTACAGGGCTCGTTGCTCGGGTTTTCCCCATCGCTGATTTGTTGGAAGAAACTAAGAAGGTCGCAAAAAAAATAGCGTCTTATTCAAAGCCATCAGTTTATGTGGCAAAAGAGGCGGTTGAACGTGTCTTTGAGACAACTTTGGAAGAGGGCTTGCGTTATGAACAACGTGTTTTCTATCCGCTCTTTGCGACCGAAGACCAGAAAGAAGG encodes the following:
- a CDS encoding enoyl-CoA hydratase, which translates into the protein MNNTVLLEKIDRVAVLTLNRPEALNALNSEVLSTLREHIDMLNNDPDIGCIVLTGSDKAFAAGADIKEMADKSYIDMYMTDHFGDVKSLRSRLPVIGAVSGYALGGGCELAMMCDMIFASDTAQFGQPEIKLGVIPGMGGSQRLTRAIGKAKAMDMVLTGRMMDAEEAERTGLVARVFPIADLLEETKKVAKKIASYSKPSVYVAKEAVERVFETTLEEGLRYEQRVFYPLFATEDQKEGMAAFSEKRKPDFKHK